Below is a genomic region from Zea mays cultivar B73 chromosome 9, Zm-B73-REFERENCE-NAM-5.0, whole genome shotgun sequence.
ttggtctccactaataataagtgttttattgctaacaatgacgatggagacaaaagccatgatgaggaggagtatgaggatgatagcgaggatgaatcttcatcatcacaaggtacattttcctatattgcttccactggcattaatgacagggaaaatgagaccgatgatgtggaagaagaggagattcgccgtttctacaaccatctcaacaaagcggacaaagctctcttggttaagttgttgagaaggaacaaggaacaaggcgagacgcttctcaggctagaggagactctcatcaaaacaaacaacagcctggagaaaatgaccaaagaacatgaggagctgagGTGCTCTCATGATGTCTTGGTTCAACGGTATGATTCAATGTTAATTGAGCAAAGTAATAATTATGACGCTCTAtctaatgttgctcaacttaaaactgaaaattctatgcttagaagtcaagtagaaatgataaatttagaaaaacttgctctaagtgaaaaatatgatatgctatcttattctcataatgaattagttgatgaccatatcatgcttaatgttgctcatgaggttgtaatttcaaacttaaattcatgtgaacctcattctcgcacgtgtgcgcatttgaattgtatatcatcatgtgctaacccctgttgctcaaaagaaagccaatcattgattgagcaacaagttttagggtcacaaaagaaattctgtgggaataagaagcaacgacaactgaggagaagacgcttagctcaactctctcaagatatccacgggcgcgtggtgaagaagcttgagaaaggaaaaactgcagcaagtgttaagctcaataagaagaatgttcccaaagctataaatggagaaatcaacatgaacgaggaaaaaggtaaaaattcaattagtcatgttgtttgtacTAATCATCTCTCCATGTCCTTCAAGaacaaaaagggaagaggaaaaaggaggtgtttcaaatgcaaggagagaggccacctcatcgcatcctgtccgtacaaagacaaggatgaagggacaagaagttgctttggatgcaacaataaggaccacattatcacttcatgtccggtcatgaagaatcaaggatgtgcatcctccaagatgaccctcaccaAAGAAAATGACgaacagcaagcgtcatgtcaggttgagcgacgcttctgctacaaatgtggtgagcagggtcatatatcaaaggtatgttataaaggtaagattcctaaAGAAGTGAATGTGTGTCAATCTCatccgcttaggagacccaaatcatacacttgtgctagatctataatgagatcacctagaactagcacaaaggccatttgggtaccaaaggcacatttagatgatcattatggacccatcccgagatgggtaccaaactgtgctaactagaccatgcaggtgccttgagatggactggagaccatgggagagattaagacggttatctaaatctctatgcttaagctgttaattgttttggtgtttattgacccaaggttgaattattgtgaaacactaatcccatgttcatctcaagtgaaataaggtgtataggttatgaatcattattggtgaatcaagtaaaggaccttgatgagaatctacaacaTGCTCTCCAAaggatatatcttttgaatcattcatgggtagctaTTTCATTGgttatatcttttgaatcattcatgggtagctatttcatttgttatatccacaacgattaactctcttggtgtatatggataaacctgtaactttttgtaagtcatgctatgtgcaaatatgacattttgtttagtgcatgttcacatgattaccctagtttagtattgtgtgaatttcaaatccatgtcgtGCCCTTTTAAGCTATGAGGTGTGTGAGCAAAAGGAGTcctgaattggtgataacaagtgctctcataaaggcaaaggtatggaaaatgaagctatacaatttcattaaatattcttgaaattcctttcattgtgatcatagctatgctcttgtctttcaattggtaatatcttggtttaggtaatttatgcctttaaaatGTTGGTTCTTTTGTGCATCTATGAAACCTTCTTAATCATGACATGCTTAGATATTTCGCTTTATATACATGATTgtattgatcttcaattggtgtATGCAATGATAGTTAAATATGAAGCATGTACAGGTTGAGTAAATGTTAGACTTCCTTGAGTATTGAATTGGCTTAGGTGccactgaggcatgcattgttgaatttagtcaacctttcatttagccttAAATTGGTGTTAAGTGGTTTTACAATTGATATTCAAATTGGCATCCTTGTGTGATGAaagtgatagagtatgccttgaccaaggtatgttgtgatcccctctagttctaaggaagctagaatgtgcaaagtgcaagtcattcaaatacttgatgcacaacttgaggggggagcacacataacttgtgtcctttgagactaactgtttcttgagcgatcttgtatagtctctaggtggaaaagagaagataagcaagaaatggagcaatctggacttgggtacctctgtaagtcaagaaattggtatctcaagttgtgagtaagtgcatatctttagattgctcatgctctataatatctggtgataatagatgcttaaatatcatggagccatgataataaatgaactttgcaattggtatctttcaattggtagcgTAACAGTTCgcttcaattgacatcttttgataatcatgagaatagaagtttcttcttgtgccaaatactataacttgttctaagtttggtgtcttagcaacaagaaaaggttaggataaagaatcaggcacaagtgtggagaagctctcaaGAGATTAActactttcaagatgggaagtacactacatcatggtaaaggtacaaaagggagTATTAATCttttgcatatatgtatcttacctaaatgttgatcgggcatatgctcaataagtaagggggagttttgatagtcgttttcctccttaacaccctgttgtcccttgacatcatcatatgttcttgattgagtatggtttttggtgtttgatgtcaaagggggagaatttgtgtattaaagcttatctcaaccttagaggaaagcttatcctaatgggtgatgtgttagtttgagctttgccaagtgtgatattagcttatcctaatgggtgatgtgttagtttgagctttgccaAGTGTGATATTCATGTTTCTTGCAATGTTGctcatatggactagtgtttccgctgcgatgaattatttggcttctatagtgtaatagatagtcatgtggttaatggtgctttaagattgcttgctttaaattagtgtcttagtttaaattggtattagtttgaattggtatcttaatgatgaatagtggtaggttgatatttctgtgatatatccactaaattgaatggtgtttaactctgattatgtgcatttatgtgttatagcatcatggttcGATTCTTGCCAAAATGCATactaaaaagtgctaaggtgtagaagtgtttcGATTTgtctaagtatgtgcaaattggcgtctgaggccaaaattatgtttttgaagtaagcacttatttagggggagcattctataattttagaattcaaatttgtgcttcaaatcttattcttatgtaagctttaattgtgttgccatcaatcaccaaaaagggggagattgaaagctctcttgtgagttttggtgtttggatgacaactcaattaaaggactaacaagtgtactaagtgttgaacaggtgcttaaagtaaagcctacaggattcaacacaagtgaacaaatgtgatggtccaagaactggattagggatacataatggacatcacaagtaagatgaacattgcaaaagtgagactcgggtgcgtagctcggagacaactgatcaagccaaggacggaggcaagaagagcttcgaggtaccaagtgcacgggagaaggtcaaggaggctgaggaacccaaagccaagggtgaagaagaaggcttgcaaagtcaagggtgatcaagttgagaacagctacggcacatcaaggatcactacataagaacgtgacttacaaccaatgaggtaacaactacagttatgtggtgtaagtcataaggctcaagaacaagctctaagaaggagatcaaggtcactagaaggagaacaagtgtcaaaaccagaactggaagcagcccaaaagagctaagttcaccttgatctttagtttgggttgttcctatgtttggagatgttctatgtgaccgttacaggatgttggagccaagtaatgtcaatctagatcaagacaagccgacttgatgatttatgagtccaacatcaaagctcaagcatgtggaatgctatagatttaatgattaagagaaggtatgtttctatacttagtacattggttttgtggactaatatacttgtctaagtgttagaaacagaaagaagaagaaaagagagaggtgcaaagggcttggctatgtacagccaaggcagctcaatctggcacaccggactgtccggtggtgcaccggacagtgtccggtgcgccaggctgaactctgtcGAACTggacgctctcgggaattcaccggcgacgtacggctataattcaccggactgtccggtgtgcaccggactgtccggtgagcaaacggtcgaccgggccaacggtcggccgcgcgatctgcgcggaacacgtggccgagccaacggctagatggaggcaccggactgtccggtgtgcaccggacatgtccggtgcgccaacggctccaagactgccaacggtcggcttcgacacagaaggaaagaaatcggacaccggacagtgtccggtgtgcaccggactgtccggtgcaccacccgacagaaggcaagatttgccttcctggattgcttccaacggctcctaggctccttgtgcctataaaagggacccctaggcgtctcCAGCAAGATGAAAgcacagccaacaagtgtagacttcactcgaatcaattctcactctccctcttgtgtgtaactctatagtttgtgtagaaggcacagctataagccttaagagagaggagaagtgctgcttagagctagagcaaggtcttgagcgtatcgttactctgccggggtgctgccaagaagtttgtaagcagccgcggttctgttgtaaccccactcaatagtgaaaggctctatctgtcatactgacagatctgagcaaacggaggaaggagttgaaatagactccaagcccaggtgtggctaactccaacgaggactaggcaagcatttcaggcttggccgaacctcgggataaatccttgcgtctgtgtgctctgttctgtattgtatcctgactctctgtcttactcgtctttatatctgcacttcaatacttatctgtggtataagctttatttgaagtgcaggacattttgagacaggatcttctattccgctgcaacctactcgaagggtcttctcattccactgcgtgctaagtcttcgagtatagtaagatttaagttttaaaagtaataagttttattcgcctattcaccccccctctaggcgacatccagatcctgttcccgggtcaaagggaactttcaatagtTAGCCCTCTAAAATACTTTAGAACCAAAATCTCACAAAATGAAAACACTGGCCTAACCGAGGCACAGGTTACAACAGACATCTGAAGATATTTCCAGGCCCTAAACGCAGATGGCATGGCATCCTGCTTTGAGAAACACGAATTTTGTTCCGCGGTGCCATTACCGTTGGCGCTCGCTGCCGGCAGCGGCATGCCTAGCCCCAGCCCCGCGGCGGCGAGCTTGGCATGGATGCGGGGGCGAGCTTGACATGGATGCGGCGGCGAGCTTGGCATATAAGTAGTTCTTATACAACAGTACAAAAACATCAATACCAAGTGTCAAAAGAATTGTACAATAATGGTTGAGGAAAGAATAAAAGCAACAGAATTGTTGTGGGGCCTCTCATGTATTTGTGTGTGCCCAGCAGCCCTAGAAGGATAACGCATAATTAAAGTTCATACACACACATGTATATACAAACCGTCATTGGTTTATCTAGGTTCGCATCAATAGAAATTCAGCACAGTGGTCCTAAGCAAGGCCTATATGTAGCACTCTTAAATCTTAATGGTACATCTCTGCAGATCACCCACACAAAAATGTACTCCCAGCTTCTAGATTCTAATGTATCATGATTACTACTGTGCTTTCTACAGACTGGCAGTCCCAGTGCAAGTAAACTGGCAGTAAATTACATTTTATATAAGAAAAGACATAGTTTGATGATGAAAAGCTTTCTGTTGTCCACCATGCACTATAGGTACAACAAAATCAACTAAAAAGTTACAGTAGCAACACAAACAAGTGAATCAAGTATTAAGTATACTACAGGTTCCCAAGTCTCAATCAATACACTAAAGTGCTAATCAGCATGGAGTAACCAATAAATGCATTCGTTGGGACAAAAACAAGAAGACATAAGCTCGCTTACCCTCGTGAAAACCCTGAGCAGCAGAGCCAGGACAGGTCTGCACACATGAGAAAATGTTACCAGTAGGATTAGTCAGCATTCACATTCCTCTGGACGCAAGCAAAATCTAACCTAATGCTGTGGAGTCGCACATCAGTGTCCAGCTACTTGTGAGAGCGCAATCCACCACAAGGAGCATCGCGGGATTCACATTCCACAGTAGAAGCCTGACACCGGGAGCAAGGGGGGCCAGGGGTGTAAGAACTGACCTTCTCGCGATCGATTGGTTCGGGGTGGAGGCGCGCCATCAGGGGCGGACCACGGTGCTGCAATGGAGACTTACCGAACCCCGAAAAACAGGGTGCTCGATGACGACATCAATCTGGCCGAGAAGCCGTCGCGGGGTATTCCTGTTCCTACCGGCAGCAGGGGAGGAGAAATCCGTGGGCGCGCGGTTGGAGCTCCCGGGCATCGCGCAATCGCCAACTCGTTGTACCCGAAGGCGTCGACGACGCAGTCGAAGTCGGTGGCTGGCGCGAGCGACGTCGCCAGGTGGGTGTTTTCGTTTACCTATCCCACCCAGATCTGGTAGGAGTAGCGAGCTTTGGGAGGACATACCGGGATCGAGGCGTAGAGGTGGCGCTCCGGCGGTGACCATGGCGAGGGGGAGGGTGCGCCCtgcggcggaggtggaggcgatgGGAGGTCATGGCGGCGCGGTCGTCGTTGTCGGGGGCCGTGAGGCATCTatcgcggcaggggcagggccgcaGGGGGCGAGCAGCGCggtagagagaggagaggaacgTGCGGGGGAAGGTTAGGGATTGGGGTGCGGTCGTGCGGTGGAGGGGAAGACGCACGATAGGATACGGACGGTCCAGATTGATAgacggcagaacggcagaacgaggggaggcagactactattacttacttaataagtagtagagatatgtgCTTGGTTGGATAGCCATTTTAGGCCTCTTGGCACCTTTGGCTGACATTGGCACATACATAGAGCTCGATCAAACACTCAAACTCACTTTTCCTAACTTTGTGGTTGCATTTTTGTGTGAGATCGCGTGCGTGATCTAGCGTGTTGCAAATTGAGATATTGCATTTTGCGGCACTAAGTGGTCTTAGTGATTGGCATCGCTAGctttagaaaataaaatagaCACAAAGATTTATGTGAAAAAAATCTCCTTCCAATATAGAGGAGCAAACAACCATAAGTAAACAAATTCACTATCAGAAAGGATATATATTTATAGGTGTACAGAAAAACATATTACAAAATATATTCTAAATATATAAAAGGAATTAGAAACATATTCCAACAACTAGCCAGTTTGGTGCTTGTGGAGGACCATTGAGATCTTTGTGATTGTTGTTGCCTCCTTGTCAGACTCTCTTCACCGCTTCCCGCCGGAGCTCCCTCTCCCCTACGGTAGAGGCTACAGGAAGACGCTACCTGCTTCAACAGTGCCCCCTAAAGCACCCCCTACGGTGCAGCCACGCGCTATCGTCTTCTCTCTCCCCCCGAATGCAGCGTACTCTCCTTTCCTCCCCTATCTACTGTGTTGTGGGCCCACAATTAATTATTAGTTGATGAAAAATTGATAGGAGGTGAAAAgtaggtatagaaaatgatattttatggttgtagtgggATATAGGGAAAGGATTTAGGGTGAACCGCTGTACAGGGTGGAGATATAGGGGGGAGAGAACGTTGACATGACACATGAGTGGGATATAGTGagaaaaatttaggggtaaccgCTGAACAGTCTCAGGCTATTGTGTGTTGGGCTTTGCGAGTAGACCCCCTGGTAGGCCTGCCGCTACGTACTCGGGGTCGGTGGGCCGACGCCTAGAACGGAAAGCCTACCCGCCTACCGTCCCGTCCGTGCCGTGCGTTGTGACCTCCCGCCCCGTACGCGGCGCGTCACTGCGTTCAATTCGGCGGTCTTGCTCCTCGCCTGCGCAGTACTGCACCGCACGAGCGTCACTGCGGCGACAGTGCCTCCGAAACAGTTACTACTAGCCATGTCACGCGGCCTACGCAGACTGTGTGGGCGTGGCGCCCTCCGTGTCCGTCAGCCACGACGTCGACCGGCGACCCGCGCGCCATGCAGAGGCAAGAGACAGGCAGGGCACAGGACGGCGGCAGGCGCAGAGCAGAGCACCTGCAAAGCTGCGCCTGCGGTTACTCGGGCGTGGCAGTGGGATCCGTGGAAATTTTAAACTCGAGCCCCATCCCATAGCTCCAGTCCGGTTGGTAGCCGTAGCCAAGTCCGGGCCGTAACCGTAGGTAATATATAGTCAGTACCCGTCCCGTCTCGTGCTCTCGGTCTCGGCATCGTCCTGGTGGCGGCTGGGCACCGTTCCCGCCGCCGGCCGGGAGTTTCCTCGGGCTCACGCGCGGTTCGCTGCCTGCGCCGCGAGCGACATGCGGGACCGTGTCGTCTCGGCGCGCGGCGAGCCCAACGCTGGCCCGGACAGTTTGAAACGCGGCGCTGCGGACGTGGCCCTGGGTCTCTCTCTCCCTCGGGGAGCTGCGCTGCCGCGTCCGTGCGTGCGCCCTGTGGCATGTGGGGCGCACGGGGCCGGTTCGTCGTTTGGTCGGAAGTCTGCCAGTTGGACGCGGCGGTGGCGTTGGCGGCGGCCAGCTACCAGCCGGCGAGCCGGTTTTGAATTGGCTGGCGGTCAGGCATGACAGCAATAGTCGTCTGCATTATCATTCGTGGGACACATGTGTTTGTACTGCGCACACAACTATGATTTTTCATCTCATTATATTGGTTggctttttgtaaaaacaaaaacaaaaacaggTTCAAAAGCTAAACCAAATGAGCCCTAAGTTCATGTGTAGGTGCTACTAGTACTACATTTCCGCACTGCAAAAGGGGAAGGTATACCCAGACTGTACGACGGTGGCGTTCCTGTAAGAGCACGTAGCGTATCTTCCTTCTCCGACCAGGTAGACATCCTGCATCCGTATACCGTCGCAACGCAGAGCGGCGCTGCAGACGAGACTGATGGCGACTCTGGAAGCGCTGGTTCCATGTATGTTTCTGTAGCTTATATTACGCACGGCCACCGCCGATCCCTGTGTGTGCAAAGTGtgcgtgcatgcatgcatgcgcacGAGAGTTACTCTGGAAGATCTGACGACGACACGAAGAAGCAGCAGAGAAAACTTGGACCAACGTACTGTAGATGTAGGACGACggtatagatatatatatatatacctggtCGTGACAAGAAGACGGTGTCGTCGTCCTGGCGGAGTCGCAGTAGTTCTGGTCTATAATTATCGGGTTAGTGACGTTGCGCATCGATATGTCTCGGAAGCTAATTCTCTCGGCGTAGCCATACCCTCCCTGCAGTGCAGTACGTGTGTTAACCAATTAAGTTATTACAACAACACAAGCGAGGAGATCGTGCATTACCTACCTGCCAGGTCTTGATCCTGACGCCGTTGGTCGTGCCCAGCAGCGTGGCCTTCTCCACGAGGACGTCGGAGACGTGGGCCCATGAGTTGTTTGCTCCTAGACTACCAATGCTGCGGCACAGGCACAGGCACAGGCACAGTCGTAGAGCTTGTGTTGTGTGTGTTGCCATCATGTCTTTTTACAGATGATGCCAAATTTTGAAAACGTGAAATTAAACGCCGTATACCTTATTCCATGGCCCGGTCCGCAGAATATGCTGGTCACCCGTACGAACGTTGAGCCAGTCACGATGGATACGCAGTCATCACCTGCATTGTTGTTGCATGGTGTTGGACACACACACACGCACATGAAAAGGAAGGAAGAAGGGGCACCTCATACATACAACATACACATACACGTACCTGTGGCGATGGTGCACCTGCTTATGGACACCTCCCTGCTGTTGGACACGTGGATGCCGTCCGTGTTGGGGCTCCACGCCGGCGCCGTGATGGACAGCCTCGACACGGCCACGTCCCGCGAGTAGGCGATCGCCACGTGCATCTGCATGCTGTCCCTCACCTGCAGCTCCTCCACCACCAGCCGGGTGCACCTCCTCAAGTACAGCGCCTGACCAAGCTCGCCAACTCAGAcgcacatacatacatacatacatcgggGTTGCCGGGTCAGGGAAGGTACCGTCGGGCCGGTGACGCagcgctggtggtggtggtggatacacaaacaaaaaaacaaaaataaaaaaaaatacgcATGGCATGTTAATGTTAGTGTTAAGCAAACACCGACGACGACTGATCATTAAGCAAGCCGCAAGCGTACCGCTGATCTGTTGAGCTTGCACGAGTTGATCCACCACTGCATCCCGTTGCCGTCGAGCGTCCCGCCGCCGAGGACGCGGAGACGGTCGACGCCCTCGAACGTGATCCACTCCTGCAGGCCGCGCTCCAGCCACACCGACCGGTCCGACGGCGCCTCCAGCGTCCCCTTTATCTGACCATATCTGCTTAATTAGCTTGTAACACTAGCTAACGAGAGAGCAGCAGCTAGCGCGCGGGATAGCATAGTATTCACTCATCTCTCACCATTGCAGCGACCGAGGCAGCTCTGCAGGGCCCGCGGAAGCTCACGGGCATCAGGAGGTACGCCTTGCCCTCGGGCACG
It encodes:
- the LOC100283875 gene encoding polygalacturonase translates to MLVPSSPLLSSSPPLHSPEPPPHLRMGGSTTTVVVMLIVVLHYYMLLVDGASWDEVSSEADGPAPAEGPDDELWLPRAGPPPRVVNVDDYGAADAGVDAAEAFLAAWSEACNSSAGRSVFLVPEGKAYLLMPVSFRGPCRAASVAAMIKGTLEAPSDRSVWLERGLQEWITFEGVDRLRVLGGGTLDGNGMQWWINSCKLNRSARCVTGPTALYLRRCTRLVVEELQVRDSMQMHVAIAYSRDVAVSRLSITAPAWSPNTDGIHVSNSREVSISRCTIATGDDCVSIVTGSTFVRVTSIFCGPGHGISIGSLGANNSWAHVSDVLVEKATLLGTTNGVRIKTWQGGYGYAERISFRDISMRNVTNPIIIDQNYCDSARTTTPSSCHDQGSAVAVRNISYRNIHGTSASRVAISLVCSAALRCDGIRMQDVYLVGEGRYATCSYRNATVVQSGYTFPFCSAEM